TTTCCAGCGAAGATGCCATTCATATGTTGGATGCTATGGGATATGACACGGGTATAAATATCCCTAAATTATTAGAGTTAGCTAGAGAGTTGCCAGAAATCGTCGGTCACACCGTTCCAGGTCAAGTTGCCAAAGCGGGGCGTAGTTGTGATTTACATCCTGCCCCAGGATATATAAATGATCTTAAGTAAGCAGGGGAAAATAAAGGGCTTATATGATTGATCACTTAGACCATTTAGTGTTAACAACAGCTAATGAAGCTGCGTGTATAGATTTTTATACGCGTGTGCTTGATATGAAGTTGGAATCATTTATTGGTGGCACCCCTCCAGTGGAACGCAAGGCGTTTCTATTTGGTAATCAGAAAATTAATCTGCATATCAAGGGTAAGGAATTTGAGCCCAAAGCCAATATCCCAACACCTGGCTCACTAGATTTATGTTTTATCGCTGATCGCCCATTAACCGAGGTAATTGCCCGCTTAGAAAAAGAGCAATGGCCAATCATTGAGGGTCCAGTTATACGGACAGGTGCGACATCAAAGATTAATTCTGTCTATGTACGTGACCCTGATTTAAATCTTATAGAGATTAGCGAGCTCATTCGGTAATTCCCTAAGTTTTCCGAGTAGCAGATGGTGTTTCCAAGAATCTGGTGTAGAGTAGTTAAAACAAAAAAAGTATCTTGGAGACAATATGAAATTAATCATCAAAGCACTCAAGCTATTTGCTTTTAGCTTGCTCGTTTCGGTTGGATATTCCCAAGCATTTGCCGCAGGGAAAATCGAAATGAATGAGTACATGATTCAGAGCGATACACCAGGCATCTCCCTGTACGTGCGCAATAAACATTTGGCGGGAATGAA
This DNA window, taken from Polynucleobacter sp. MWH-UH25E, encodes the following:
- a CDS encoding VOC family protein, whose amino-acid sequence is MIDHLDHLVLTTANEAACIDFYTRVLDMKLESFIGGTPPVERKAFLFGNQKINLHIKGKEFEPKANIPTPGSLDLCFIADRPLTEVIARLEKEQWPIIEGPVIRTGATSKINSVYVRDPDLNLIEISELIR